Proteins co-encoded in one Nicotiana sylvestris chromosome 7, ASM39365v2, whole genome shotgun sequence genomic window:
- the LOC138873817 gene encoding uncharacterized protein, producing MTFSDDELPMEGTEHNRALYLTVKCEESVVSRVLVDNSSSANICPLSTLQKLKISIERIHMNSVCVRGFDGGGKDCVGDIMIELSIGPVKFTMEFQVLDVFVSYNLLLGRPWIHTTKAIPSSLH from the coding sequence ATGACCTTCTCAGATGATGAGCTTCctatggagggtacagaacacaatcgAGCTCTTTATCTGACGGTGAAGTGCGAGGAGTCAGTTGTCTCGAGGGTACTGGTTGATAACAGTTCTAGTGCAAATATATGTCCTTTGTCTACTTTACAAAAGTTAAAAATTAGTATAGAAAGAATCCACATGAATAGTGTATGTGTTCGAGGCTTTGATGGGGGAGGAAAAGATTGTGTCGGTGATATAATGATCGAATTGTCGATAGGGCCAGTCAAGTTCActatggagtttcaagtgttagatgtGTTTGTCTCCTACAATTTGTTATTGGGCAGACCTTGGATACACACGACTAAGGCAATCCCATCTTCTCTGCATTAA